A portion of the Natrinema salaciae genome contains these proteins:
- a CDS encoding GDP-mannose 4,6-dehydratase has protein sequence MTRLVTGGAGFVGSHLCDSLLNSGKQVICLDNIGSGQYRNIEHHLDKKEFEFINGDVRDDIGKSLSTESVNPDSIDRIYHLASRASPKDFRSHPIEIATTNSQGTYNIFSFANDVDARVLFASTSEIYGDPEVHPQPEWYAGNVDPRGPRSSYQEGKRLGESLAVSFYKEHGLDVRTARLFNTYGPRMRPNDGRVVPTFMFQAVEGRNLTVYGDGTQTRSLLYIADQIHGLRRLMDATGFAGDVVNIGSTAEITINELAKMIIQLTGTRSGITYEPLPENGPPRRRPDISKAVRRLGWKPTIDLDYGLDQTLLYFENQMR, from the coding sequence ATGACGAGACTTGTTACGGGCGGTGCAGGCTTCGTAGGTAGCCACCTGTGCGACTCGCTACTTAACAGTGGGAAGCAAGTGATTTGTCTCGATAATATAGGAAGCGGACAGTACCGAAATATCGAGCACCATCTGGACAAAAAAGAGTTCGAATTCATCAACGGAGACGTGAGAGATGATATTGGGAAGTCTCTTTCTACAGAATCCGTAAATCCTGACTCGATCGACCGAATTTATCACCTGGCCTCGCGTGCGTCACCGAAAGACTTCAGATCTCACCCGATCGAAATTGCGACGACGAACAGTCAGGGGACGTACAATATATTCTCGTTTGCGAACGACGTTGATGCTCGTGTTCTGTTCGCCAGTACGAGCGAAATATACGGTGATCCCGAAGTTCACCCCCAGCCGGAGTGGTATGCTGGCAACGTCGATCCACGTGGCCCACGGTCATCTTATCAGGAGGGCAAACGACTTGGTGAATCATTGGCAGTTTCCTTCTACAAAGAACACGGACTTGACGTCCGGACAGCACGCCTTTTCAACACGTATGGACCAAGAATGCGACCGAACGATGGCCGAGTCGTCCCTACCTTCATGTTCCAGGCAGTAGAGGGTCGTAATCTCACAGTTTACGGAGATGGTACACAGACACGGTCTTTGCTCTATATTGCGGATCAGATCCATGGCCTACGTAGGTTGATGGATGCAACCGGATTTGCGGGTGATGTCGTGAACATCGGTAGCACAGCCGAGATCACCATCAACGAACTCGCGAAAATGATAATCCAGCTAACCGGAACGAGGTCCGGAATTACTTACGAGCCGCTGCCAGAAAACGGGCCCCCTCGGCGCAGACCGGATATTTCGAAAGCAGTCAGAAGATTAGGTTGGAAACCCACTATCGACCTCGACTACGGTCTTGACCAGACGTTACTGTACTTCGAAAACCAGATGAGATGA
- a CDS encoding lysylphosphatidylglycerol synthase transmembrane domain-containing protein, producing the protein MVRGSPSGRKLRQALSFVFGSVIIALLVWYTGYREFVTALNSASLPLILLGVIIYLLSWPVRIIQMYVCLLVLRSKLGARDLFEINIAGYAINVILPAKIGDVARAVYLTQEGVPIDRAVATITYIRIADLAGVTCLALFTASFIETALFPSWLQRTFIGVVALLMMVLTFAIISRYADGTVTLTTTWTRMIGLIESRLFHNIVHIGGQITVEFDRLVFSPYSLFTTAITSVIIWILEALTAYVIALSLGFHTPVITIVFAVSVANMTNVLPLTPGSLGVYEAAFTASLGLFGLTTGAVVAVALLEHALKNLFLVAVGIPIATQRGTGVVLEW; encoded by the coding sequence ATGGTAAGGGGCTCTCCTAGTGGAAGGAAACTGCGGCAGGCTCTTTCATTCGTTTTTGGATCCGTAATTATCGCGCTACTCGTGTGGTATACGGGCTATCGTGAATTCGTTACTGCCTTGAATAGCGCCTCACTTCCACTGATTCTATTGGGAGTCATAATTTACCTCCTTAGTTGGCCCGTTCGGATAATCCAGATGTATGTCTGCCTACTAGTACTCCGTTCCAAACTCGGAGCGAGGGACTTATTCGAGATTAATATCGCGGGATACGCGATCAATGTGATTCTCCCCGCAAAAATCGGCGACGTTGCACGCGCTGTCTACCTTACTCAGGAAGGGGTTCCGATAGATCGCGCCGTTGCCACGATCACGTACATCAGGATCGCAGACCTAGCCGGTGTCACGTGTCTTGCTCTTTTCACCGCGTCGTTTATCGAGACAGCGTTATTCCCTTCGTGGCTTCAGCGAACGTTCATCGGGGTAGTAGCGTTACTTATGATGGTACTCACTTTTGCGATCATCAGCCGTTACGCAGACGGTACAGTCACACTGACCACCACTTGGACGAGAATGATCGGTCTTATCGAATCGCGACTTTTCCATAACATCGTCCACATCGGAGGGCAGATAACCGTTGAATTCGATCGACTTGTTTTCTCTCCCTATTCGCTTTTCACCACAGCTATCACAAGCGTTATAATCTGGATTCTCGAGGCGCTAACTGCCTACGTGATTGCCCTGTCACTTGGTTTCCACACTCCAGTGATCACTATCGTGTTTGCGGTCAGCGTCGCTAATATGACAAACGTTCTCCCGCTGACTCCGGGGAGTCTCGGCGTCTACGAGGCGGCATTCACTGCGTCACTTGGACTCTTCGGCCTTACGACCGGTGCAGTCGTCGCCGTCGCACTTCTCGAACATGCGTTGAAAAATCTGTTTCTCGTTGCCGTTGGGATCCCCATCGCGACGCAACGTGGAACCGGGGTCGTTCTGGAATGGTAG
- a CDS encoding glycosyltransferase family 2 protein produces MQLTVTDFAVDDTGDTDGDPSNESPARQTNDHHRTHRNGSTVTTVIPAYNEEQALRSVVEEYLEYSDELLVVDDGSTDDTPRIGKALASSLENVRYVAHEQNRGKANALRTGVSNAVGDIVVFTDADATYPANHISDMRAKIRAGADLVLGSRVSRGTRNIPPINMIGNRLFSFIVSFFGGVSVTDAQTGMRAMKRENFEMLDSEYTANLEFETGMTLHAAKQGYRIAEIPIDYRTRVGETKLRPIRDGWRMIRTILTILAYESSPLLQTAMALSSVFLVVGGYTGIVSIVDVVRTGDVQHDFYPLLTVLFLILAFQTLVPVLASEQIRTRLDRIEERR; encoded by the coding sequence ATGCAGCTCACCGTGACCGATTTCGCTGTCGACGATACAGGCGATACCGACGGGGACCCCAGTAATGAATCGCCTGCTCGACAGACGAACGATCACCATCGAACGCACCGAAACGGATCAACGGTCACTACCGTGATTCCGGCGTACAACGAGGAGCAAGCTTTGCGATCGGTCGTCGAGGAATACCTCGAGTATTCGGACGAACTACTCGTCGTCGACGACGGAAGCACCGATGATACTCCCAGGATCGGCAAGGCACTCGCGTCGTCGCTCGAGAACGTCCGGTACGTCGCTCACGAACAGAATAGGGGGAAAGCCAACGCGCTTCGAACGGGCGTTTCGAACGCTGTTGGTGACATCGTCGTCTTTACTGATGCCGATGCGACGTACCCTGCTAATCATATTTCCGATATGAGAGCGAAGATTCGCGCAGGTGCTGATCTCGTTCTCGGGTCACGGGTCTCCCGCGGAACGAGGAACATTCCACCGATCAATATGATCGGAAATCGACTATTTTCGTTTATAGTGTCCTTTTTTGGCGGTGTTTCGGTCACTGACGCCCAGACCGGTATGCGGGCCATGAAACGCGAAAATTTCGAGATGCTAGATTCGGAGTACACGGCGAATCTGGAGTTCGAGACGGGGATGACGTTACACGCTGCGAAACAGGGATATAGAATCGCCGAGATTCCTATCGATTACCGAACGCGGGTGGGCGAAACCAAACTTCGCCCTATTCGGGACGGGTGGCGTATGATACGTACGATTCTTACGATCCTCGCCTACGAATCATCGCCACTGCTACAAACGGCGATGGCGCTTAGTTCCGTATTCCTCGTCGTGGGGGGGTACACCGGTATCGTTTCGATCGTCGACGTAGTACGAACAGGTGATGTACAACACGACTTCTATCCCCTTCTCACGGTGCTGTTCCTGATCCTTGCGTTCCAGACACTCGTTCCAGTTCTCGCGAGTGAACAAATACGTACCCGATTGGATCGCATCGAAGAAAGACGCTAA
- a CDS encoding glycosyltransferase family 39 protein — protein sequence MVNSPGASRETFHTIGLTLFAAILFGTVVLQMDGLRTVDSIDYAQIARNIYRGDGFTTKEIYPLSLAFDDSLVHHPSFKRAPLFPLAVAASFVLFGVNHYAVYAISGFFYVLLVPVVYHFGKALFEKPVGLLAGIIVATSPLSIEYALSGLSEPLFTFLFTIALYLAYRRSNGALVGVALGLAYLTRYNVLLLLPGFLVFVSLHYDDWKRAMTKLAAGFSIVISPWLVRNYLLTGDPLFSLYRYELLMYTAIYPYDTLYRMFDPVDPVGFFLTYPGIMLRKAATNAMALSVDIPTLFRNFLVPALAIGGFLEFYPSKHRNLVLGIVLMIVSQLIALSFFLPHTRLFVPFAPFVVIFASAFVYRKFEQGREYGRPLLAVVLIIVLLAPNVVVLSSLSAQQPSNVVTDDDASEYAENEDLEFIREHTDEDAVIVSDAPWVVAWYADRPSVWLPAQYEEMRNRISGVEYVYVSGYYRYFDEENAFNEDVRTEYLNNPAFEEEYEPVKRFKSGGILFRKT from the coding sequence ATGGTGAACTCTCCGGGCGCGTCCAGAGAAACGTTCCACACGATCGGTCTAACCCTCTTTGCGGCGATCCTGTTTGGAACGGTCGTACTGCAGATGGACGGATTACGAACGGTTGATTCCATCGATTACGCACAAATCGCTCGAAATATATACCGTGGTGACGGCTTCACGACGAAGGAGATCTACCCGCTCTCCCTCGCGTTCGACGATTCTCTCGTCCACCATCCGAGTTTCAAACGCGCGCCGCTGTTTCCGTTGGCCGTCGCTGCCTCGTTCGTTCTCTTTGGGGTCAATCACTATGCCGTCTACGCTATCTCGGGTTTCTTTTATGTACTACTCGTCCCCGTCGTGTACCACTTCGGAAAGGCACTGTTCGAAAAGCCTGTCGGGCTGTTGGCCGGGATTATTGTTGCTACGTCTCCACTGTCCATCGAGTACGCGTTATCCGGACTAAGCGAACCGCTGTTCACCTTCTTGTTCACGATCGCACTCTACTTGGCGTATAGACGGTCCAACGGCGCGCTCGTCGGAGTTGCCCTCGGTTTAGCGTACCTCACTCGATACAACGTGTTACTTCTCCTTCCTGGATTTCTCGTGTTCGTCTCCCTCCACTACGACGATTGGAAACGGGCGATGACGAAACTCGCCGCCGGATTCAGTATCGTGATTTCGCCGTGGCTCGTACGAAATTACTTGCTGACCGGCGATCCGTTGTTCTCACTCTACAGATACGAACTCCTCATGTACACTGCGATCTACCCGTATGATACCCTCTACAGAATGTTTGACCCGGTTGATCCGGTTGGGTTCTTCCTCACGTATCCGGGGATAATGCTGCGAAAAGCGGCAACTAACGCCATGGCGCTGTCGGTCGATATTCCGACTCTCTTTAGAAACTTCCTCGTTCCGGCATTGGCCATCGGCGGCTTTCTCGAGTTCTATCCGAGCAAACATCGAAATCTCGTCCTCGGAATCGTTCTCATGATCGTGTCTCAGTTGATTGCACTCTCGTTCTTTCTTCCCCACACCCGTCTCTTCGTGCCGTTTGCTCCCTTTGTCGTCATCTTCGCGAGCGCGTTCGTCTACCGGAAGTTCGAACAGGGACGTGAGTACGGTCGTCCGTTGCTTGCTGTCGTGCTCATTATCGTCCTGCTCGCCCCGAACGTCGTCGTGCTCAGCAGCCTCTCTGCTCAACAGCCGTCAAACGTCGTCACCGACGATGATGCGTCCGAGTATGCCGAGAACGAGGATCTCGAATTCATTCGCGAGCACACGGACGAGGACGCCGTTATCGTATCGGATGCACCGTGGGTGGTCGCATGGTACGCGGATCGCCCGTCAGTGTGGCTTCCCGCCCAGTACGAAGAGATGAGGAACCGCATCTCCGGTGTTGAATACGTGTATGTTAGCGGCTATTACCGCTATTTCGACGAGGAAAACGCGTTCAACGAGGACGTCAGAACGGAGTACCTGAACAATCCGGCCTTCGAAGAGGAGTACGAACCTGTGAAACGGTTCAAATCGGGGGGTATTTTATTTCGAAAAACGTAG
- a CDS encoding glycosyltransferase: MTEASSVGVVVPAYHPNVSVLESYVRSLEKRIRPETILVELEAANRTTVSRLRSMPALVHAADTRRGKGAAVSCGFDHLETDVLAFVDADASTPAESLAAVLEPVVEGRADLAVGSRRHPNAVIETPQPRLRRWLGTGFVWLARRLLEVSLSDYQCGAKAITREMWLEVRSDLIEPGFAWDVDLVTRVGARGGRITEVPITWRDSPETTVAPVGTVVELLRGLIRVRLREWIENATSWFRRRWTAYRLLEPET; the protein is encoded by the coding sequence ATGACTGAGGCATCGTCTGTGGGCGTCGTTGTCCCCGCGTATCATCCGAACGTTTCGGTGCTCGAGTCTTACGTCCGCTCGCTCGAGAAGCGGATACGCCCGGAGACGATCCTCGTCGAGTTGGAAGCAGCCAACCGGACGACGGTCTCCCGGCTCCGGTCGATGCCAGCGCTCGTTCACGCGGCTGACACGCGCCGCGGAAAGGGCGCGGCCGTTTCCTGTGGCTTCGATCACCTCGAGACGGACGTCCTCGCCTTCGTCGACGCCGACGCCAGCACGCCGGCCGAATCGCTCGCGGCAGTACTGGAACCCGTTGTCGAGGGGCGCGCGGATCTCGCCGTCGGCTCACGGCGTCACCCAAACGCGGTTATCGAGACGCCGCAACCCCGACTGCGACGCTGGCTCGGGACGGGATTCGTGTGGCTCGCCCGGCGGCTACTCGAGGTGTCGCTTTCGGACTACCAGTGCGGTGCCAAAGCGATCACGCGGGAGATGTGGCTCGAGGTTCGGTCGGACCTCATCGAACCGGGGTTCGCCTGGGACGTCGACCTCGTTACCCGGGTTGGGGCTCGAGGCGGCCGGATCACGGAGGTACCGATCACGTGGCGCGATTCACCCGAAACGACGGTCGCACCCGTCGGCACGGTAGTGGAGCTGCTCCGAGGCTTGATACGGGTTAGACTTCGGGAGTGGATAGAGAATGCGACGTCGTGGTTCAGGCGGCGGTGGACAGCTTATAGGCTTCTCGAGCCGGAAACGTAA
- a CDS encoding DUF2298 domain-containing protein translates to MEWGLVILWLAAFQLLTLLGAPLAAWLLPHFPDRGLTVALPLSLVIFTLLAFWIGQITFSNMALGGGLLGLGLVIAVAVRRGQRPMLDWRSYIESLLVFTVAFSFLIAIRAVDPAVTPQGGEAFLDFGILQSLLRSEQLPPEDMWFAGEPIQYYYGGHLITALLSRLTGTPGRYSYNLALAGFYAMLVTSAYGVARAIADTRGVPPRTAGVFAAFFVGFASNLYTPVGLLLRLLPDTPSDRLIDFFGVDPNIVPTLYPFDIGPPTRVIGDTINEFPLYGFVHGDLHAYLTSTPFLVLTVALLLAYYQTPVSARQRRWLLLGSTVPVIGVTMLIDTWSFPTACGLVFVTLLFAPAHPFTLLPQRIRTATKATDANGGITRPLISAGNKFALGAIVTSAIGLSSLASVLPFVIQTASSRPIGFLPERSLIGEFLLVQGAFLLIFALYFLPRVRPFLDPEGTRRLLVLFALLMGVGWFANVGVLVLVGPLLAIAALLQWETDNVDYEGVLFVAGAGLILLVEFVYLQDGAGPGRINTVFKTYFQTWILWSLAAGVILSGFIPPSLVHRRSWEGVPLRGKLAPVAVVGLLLTLSLYGGLALGTHFTRDSPPARTDDPTLDALAFVETQHPEEADAITWIDQREGQPTIVDAPGLERYRWENAPSSLTGVPTVAGWAHQIGYRDPEAYVVRIVEVRLMYTAEPAVQARLLEKYDVEYIYVGPEERERYDVVEFERRPGISTAYEDDHVTIYKVDRESLVDGE, encoded by the coding sequence ATGGAATGGGGGTTAGTGATTCTCTGGTTGGCGGCTTTTCAATTATTGACGCTTCTGGGAGCACCACTAGCTGCTTGGTTGCTTCCGCACTTTCCCGACCGAGGACTGACCGTCGCTCTCCCGCTTTCGCTCGTGATCTTCACACTACTCGCATTCTGGATCGGACAGATCACTTTCAGCAATATGGCACTGGGTGGTGGACTCCTCGGACTCGGTCTCGTAATCGCTGTCGCGGTTCGGCGTGGACAGAGACCCATGCTCGATTGGCGGTCATATATCGAATCGCTGCTGGTGTTCACGGTCGCGTTCAGCTTTTTAATCGCAATACGAGCAGTCGATCCGGCAGTGACTCCGCAAGGAGGAGAAGCGTTTCTCGACTTCGGAATTTTGCAATCGTTGCTACGGTCGGAGCAACTTCCACCCGAAGACATGTGGTTCGCCGGTGAACCGATTCAGTATTACTACGGTGGGCATCTGATCACAGCCCTCCTTTCGAGGCTCACCGGAACGCCAGGACGGTACTCGTACAATCTCGCTCTCGCCGGCTTCTATGCAATGCTCGTGACGAGTGCATATGGTGTTGCACGAGCGATCGCCGACACCCGTGGGGTTCCGCCACGTACAGCAGGTGTTTTTGCTGCGTTCTTCGTCGGTTTCGCAAGTAATCTCTACACACCCGTAGGTCTGCTGTTGCGGCTACTTCCGGACACGCCTTCCGACCGACTTATCGACTTCTTCGGTGTGGATCCGAACATCGTCCCGACGCTCTATCCATTTGACATAGGCCCCCCGACGCGCGTGATCGGCGATACGATCAACGAATTCCCGCTCTATGGTTTCGTTCACGGTGATTTGCACGCATATCTTACGAGTACCCCATTTCTCGTTCTCACTGTTGCACTTCTCCTCGCATACTACCAGACCCCCGTTTCCGCCCGTCAGCGACGGTGGCTGCTCCTCGGGAGTACCGTTCCAGTAATCGGAGTAACGATGCTGATCGATACGTGGAGCTTTCCAACGGCTTGCGGACTAGTGTTCGTAACACTCCTGTTCGCTCCGGCGCACCCGTTTACTCTTCTTCCGCAGCGAATTCGGACCGCAACCAAGGCTACTGACGCGAATGGCGGGATAACGCGGCCACTCATAAGTGCAGGAAACAAGTTCGCACTGGGTGCCATCGTCACGTCGGCGATCGGGCTGAGCAGTTTGGCGTCGGTCCTGCCGTTCGTCATTCAGACGGCGAGTTCGCGCCCGATTGGATTCCTTCCCGAACGAAGTCTGATCGGCGAATTTCTTCTCGTTCAGGGTGCATTTCTGCTTATTTTCGCGCTCTATTTTCTACCTCGCGTTAGACCCTTTCTTGACCCAGAGGGAACCCGTCGCCTCCTCGTCTTGTTCGCCCTCCTGATGGGGGTCGGTTGGTTCGCGAACGTCGGCGTACTCGTTCTGGTCGGTCCGCTCCTCGCGATCGCGGCGCTCTTACAGTGGGAGACGGACAACGTCGACTACGAGGGAGTCCTCTTCGTTGCTGGTGCGGGCCTGATACTCCTCGTCGAATTCGTGTACCTCCAGGACGGTGCCGGCCCCGGCCGGATCAACACCGTCTTCAAGACGTACTTTCAGACGTGGATCCTCTGGAGTCTCGCCGCCGGCGTCATCCTCTCAGGATTCATCCCTCCCTCGCTTGTCCATCGCCGCTCGTGGGAGGGTGTCCCTCTTCGGGGGAAACTAGCGCCGGTCGCCGTCGTCGGATTACTCCTTACGCTCTCACTGTACGGCGGTCTGGCGCTCGGGACGCACTTCACGAGGGACTCACCGCCCGCGCGGACCGACGACCCCACGCTCGACGCGCTCGCGTTCGTCGAGACGCAACATCCGGAGGAGGCCGACGCAATCACGTGGATCGATCAGCGAGAGGGGCAACCCACCATCGTGGACGCACCCGGTCTAGAACGGTATCGGTGGGAAAATGCACCGTCGTCGCTGACTGGAGTACCGACCGTGGCCGGGTGGGCACACCAGATCGGGTATCGTGATCCCGAAGCGTACGTCGTCCGCATCGTCGAAGTGAGACTCATGTATACCGCGGAGCCGGCCGTCCAGGCCCGTCTCCTCGAGAAGTACGACGTGGAGTACATCTACGTCGGCCCGGAAGAGCGAGAGCGCTACGACGTAGTCGAATTCGAGCGACGGCCGGGAATTTCGACCGCCTACGAGGATGACCACGTTACCATCTACAAGGTCGATCGAGAGTCTCTCGTCGACGGTGAATAA
- a CDS encoding WYL domain-containing protein yields MSEIICKAIREQKVLEFTYDGHHRKVEPYCHGQSKKGKESLRGYQIAGGSNSRRVPFWRLFTVAKMGNLTLTDETFNGNRPHYNPNDKDLSPIHCNI; encoded by the coding sequence ATGAGCGAGATTATCTGTAAAGCGATCCGGGAGCAGAAAGTTCTCGAATTCACCTACGACGGGCATCATCGAAAGGTCGAACCTTACTGTCACGGCCAAAGCAAGAAGGGCAAAGAGTCACTTCGAGGCTACCAAATCGCAGGAGGGAGCAACTCGCGACGAGTTCCATTCTGGCGTCTCTTTACCGTAGCGAAGATGGGGAACCTAACGCTGACAGACGAGACGTTCAACGGGAACCGGCCCCACTACAACCCGAACGACAAGGACCTATCCCCGATTCACTGCAACATCTAA